CCTGCCGGTATATCATACCCCATAAGTTTAACGTGTTGTGTTGATTCTCGAGGAACGAGTAGTGGGATTGGCGTATGAAGTCGTAAAGTCTCCTTGATCACTGCTTTTAAGTAGTCCATTTTGTCTAGATCATCCTCAGTGATTTCTGGTTTTCCTTGAGCTACTTGTCTCACCTCAGTCTGcaatttctccaagatttttggGTGCCTCAAGAGTTCGGTCATTGCCCATTCCATAACTGTGTGTGTTGTATCAGTCCCAGCAGCGAACATGTCCTAATCATagaaagtgaagaagaaaaacagATGTTgcttaattgaaaaagaaaatctcaTTGAAAGTTGAGAAACTAATATGAGGAAAACATTTGTAAGAAGTTTAGCTCATCAATGGTGAACATCATTAAATACAGATAAAACAGTTTGGTTTGGCATTGTATCAATTGATGTGTTAAAGCTGAAGTATGTAATATTCCTCAGCCCGCTAATATACAAATAAGTGGTGCATAATACATACTGCATACTGAATTTTAGTTGTATACACAGTTCATCAAATAGTATAATTTTGTTCTACCTTCGAACAAGCTAAAAACCTTCATGGTTGAAATTTCTGTAGGAAAAGCTATACTTGTTAATGCCTATGATCCTTTATCCAAATGTACTTATCCGTGGAATGAATTACTATGAAAAACCGTCCAACATGCAAACCAGTAGAGAGGAAAGTAATTCATTGAAAATTCTTTAGCAGACCCATCTGCTTGGCAATAAATTTACACTTATTTTCAAAAGTGTGTTCAACTACACATTATTGTTATTGTACTGGCTTCTAACATGTATGTGTGAGATAGAAAATAATTGGAGAACGTATTTTCAAGATTAAATTTGTGAAAACCATCGCCATCCAAACTAACctttattcatttaaaaaattagaCACAAATTACACTTTAACTCCCTGTGATTTAGTACTTTTTTATATAACTCCCCTATAATTTCgaaaactatacataacccccctcatgatttggactaaaatgtcaaagtgacggaattTGTAATCCATAACGGAAtcaactaaaatataaaaaatactccaatgtaaagttaaaaattatttattaaccacatAAGGGTTATGCATATATTTTGAAatccataagggggttatatattAAAGCACTAAAGTATAATGGGGTTATataataaaacataaaattataTGGGGTTAAAGTATCCTGCATATTATGTTTctatattttgatcatttcaaccattttagtttttaaatgaggctaattttgatattttcataGGTTCCGTTATGAATGGTAATTTCTTTCACTTTgaaaatttaatcaaaattatgAAAAGagttatatataacttttaaaaCTATAGGGAGTTATGTGAAAAATAACTATACCAGATAGGGGCAAATTGTATTTTGTCCAAAAACTAGTTTGAATAATTGGTGCTCATTAAGAGGGGGTTCAAGTATTAGTTCTTTTTAAAAAGTGTagttaatttgaaaaagtgtcTAAATGCAAAAATATGCAATAATTGTGATTGTGTAAATTCACATGATAAATTATTTGTAATTTAAATGTATTAAATCAATACTCACTGGACAACcattagaaaaatctttaaaatTTAATGCAAATTGAATAATAAAATGAAGGTATTCCAAGTTTAGATCAGCTATACACAAAaagattttcaagaaaagaGAGATGGCATTAAGCGAGTACGGTAGGATAGCCTAATGAGTTTATGGTTGGAGTACCTATAAACAAGATTTCTTACCAAAATGATTGCTTTGAGACTGTCAAGTTCGAGTATAAAGCCTGTCGACTTTTCCCCCTGAATTTCAAGCAAGATATCCACCAAATCTGAGCCTTTTCCCTCTATACTATCATCAGTGTTAGCCTTTCCATTTTTCATATCTTTGTGCTCCTTAATGACACCCTCCAGAAATTCATCAAGTTGCTTAACAACTTTGTCCACTTTATCATCCAAATCATTAAGATGTCTCAACCATCCAAGCCATGGAACAAAATCTCCTATATCAATAGTACCTAACAACTCAATAAATTCCTTCATGATTTGCATACTTTTGCTTCCATCTTCCCTATCACTGTACTTCCTCCCCAAGGCCACCCTACAAATCACATCATTTGTGAGTGTCATAAGAAGATCACTCAAGTTTATGGCTGATAAAGGTGGCGAAGAAGCtgaaaaatttctaattttttcaaCCATAAGTGAAGTCTCTTCCTCTCTTACATTTCGAAATGATTGAACCCTCTTATGACTTAGAAGCTGAAGCACACAAATACTTCTCACTTGCCTCCAATACTCACCGTAAGGTGAGAATGCGATATCCTTGCTGCCATATAGAAGCCTATCATTCATGCTTGTTTTAGGCCTGTTAGCAAAGACTAAATCATGGGTTCTCATGATTTCACAAGCTGCATCAGCTGAAGAGGCAACAACCACGGGCTTGCTACCAAAATGAACCAGCATGAGGGAACCATATTTTCTTGATAATGATTGAAGTTTGCGGTGAGGATATAACCCGAGTTGGAAAAGATTTCCAACAACTGGAAACTTTGATGGAGAAGGTGGTAGCCTTTGTTGGGGTTTAGAAGAAGCATAGAACCATATAAAAAGGGTTAGAAGTAGCAAAGCCACgggaagaagagaggaaaatgTAAGATCCAGAATAAACGCCATTACATGCTTCTCGAAAATTGGAGAAAGGGCCAAATCAAGAAAGCAGAATTTGTTGTTGCTGCTACAATTGGCTATATATATGCCTACTTGATTAAGTCGAAAAGGATCAGCAGAATTCTGCTTCTGTTCTGATGATCCTTGAAATTTCAGTTTGTGTCGGTGGCCAATGCTTCCTCAGTAAATGAATCAAAGCCACACATTGGAAACAATATCTGTAGGGCCTGGCCGATTATTTTGACTCGAGTGGCTGTAGTGGAAGAACAAATTTTGGATTATAAGTCCTACTCCTAGGCAAATTCCAAAAATTGGATTGGACTTATATTCGCACCATCATACATGTCGAAATTGATTAAGTACATATCATTTGAGCCATTGGTTCAGACATTTTACACCTAAAGATTAAATGACGTGTCACTTTGCTAGCATAATTTACTCGTTCACAAAAagttttggggaaaaaaaaaatctcgtGCAATCTTAGGATTCCCATTCAATCTCCAAAATCATGCTTACAGAAATCTCACAGTGATTAAAGCTAATACTAAACAGAAATCTTTGTTCTGAAGTTAACAAAGACTTTGGGGCCGGATGTACACTTTTGTATGCTAATTCGAAATATACTATGAATGAATATGATTACCAACATAGCTTCTGGAGTCCAGAAGAAGCATAGGATATTTGAAGAGGTCAGGGAAGATTAAAACCAAACGAAGAATTGAAGAGAGCAaattaaaatatccaaaactAATGGGATTTTGCTATTTGCAATTAATTTTACACGATattttttagggataatttcagaaacctcccctgaggtttctgacaatttcactgagtTCCCTTGAACTTTTCAATATTATACTTACATGCCTTCATGATAGACAATGACTATAATAACCttcataatttttcaaaagataagccattgataaaaaaaaagggaaaagataacaaaaaaaaggaaaatgaaaaaaggaaaacaattctTCTTGACCAAACCATATATTATGGCCAAACTATTTTAACCATAGCCATTAAATTGTAATCTTGTATCACATAAATATGCTAATCAAGATAGATGTTTCCTTCCTTCTATCACTCAAATATGTTGCTGTTATTGATGATGATGGAAGCAATCATCACTGCCAACAACCCAATTGTTCATATTATTGAGCACAAAAAAATTACTGAATTACGGAAAAGTATAATTTGATAAACTGTACTAAAACTACTACCCAAAACTTGCACTTTTTTGATATTTTGCCTGGTTCTTCTTAATAGACATCAAACTTGTTCTCAATAAAATTGTGtcaattcaaagaaaaaaatgtgGATTGATTTAGAATGACCAATCCAAATGTTGAGAGTAGGTTAGAATAATTTTGGTAACTGAGGGCTTGGCCTTTTGAGTGGAAAAAAAGATAAGGATTGTGAGTTTTATGACTCGATTTAGTAGGCAATATATGAAAGAAAGCTAAGAGAGGTAAAGATTGTGAAGGTAAGAATTACGAAGATGGATTTTGACATCTAAAACAGAGTTTGttcagaagaaaaagaagtgataagagtTTGAAACTTTAGGTGGATGTAAAAAACCATGGAGATAAAAAATATCAAGACATTGAGTAACTAATAAAACTCATAATTTTGCTAGTATACAAATGTATTATAGACTTTTAAAAAGTTTTAATGATTATTCATATTAAGGAAATTTAGATGAGGGCAATTTTGGGCATTCATATACTTTTTTGGTTTTATATCATCAAGGTGAAACCCAAACCTATGTtaaggtatgtgtaatttttaaaacatgAGGGGAGCTGTCGAAAATTactagaaacctcaagggaggtttctgaaattatccctttttttgaGGACGATTCTTCAGTGCCATTGATTTGAAAGATCAGCAATAAAACTGAAAAGGTCGTTGATAGGCTTTTCGATTGTAGTTGTGAATAATTTGGACGAGAAGCCCttaagggtctgtttgtttCAATGTAGAATATTTTCTCTAAGAAAacattttcaatgaaaattCTTTCCTGGAAAATATCTaattttcccttcattttctagtgtttggtgcaattttaagaaaatgttctaaaaaaattaaaatcctCCAACGATAATATCGTTCCcggatttttcttttgctaattGCTACTACTAATTATCATTATCTCTACCCACCTCATCAGCCACCACAAACAATCCCCAATCCAAATCCTTTCAAGTctcaaaaaataaatcaaagacCAGAACCAGGAATTCACAATCTCCCCAAGCCAGTTGAGTGCCATTGTAATAAAAAGTTTAAATTGTATGCCTACAGCTGATTGAACCATTATAATAAATTAACAATTGAAATTTGATGTTTATTGTACTAACTCTTCTTTTAAAAATGTTCCTCCTGCCTCCATTGGCTtcacattttttccttttttcaaaacTTCTCAATGCAAGTCCAATCTAGATCTAGAGTTGTATAATCCATAAGTGTGTTTGTGTGGCGCAAGAGAACGGGAACAGTAGAGAGGAACATGAAAAAGAGGAGAGCGCGAAGAGGTGCAAAGTTGTGGGATTTGCAGAAGCAAGTGCAGGAACATAGCTCTTGATTTGATCTCTATGGTATAGTGCTTGATGGCTTTGTACAATAGCCAAGTGCCGAGGAAACTGATAAGTTGTGATAGTTGTCGGAAATTAACTTCCGTATCTTAATTCCGGAAGTCATTTTACACCAAGTTATGTAAAAGATTTTCTACCAGAGAAAATTTTCCTGACCTCTTTTGCAGCCAAACaccagaaattgaagaaaatattttctggaaaagattttcagtccaaacaaacagaccctaagTGTGGGCTCACTCTTGACCCCGCCAAAAGTTTTGTTTCATATGTCTTTCGGAAAATGGCAAAGGTTGTATTATTGATTGGCTTTCATCCGAATCCACACACCTAGTAACATTTATGATCTTGAAATTAGCAGCAAAAATAACAGAAAGAAGGGAAAGGTTTATTTccctctccaatattaataatATCAAGGTCACTGTAAAGCTTAACTAATACGATTAAAATTAATGACAATTATTTGTTCATTAAGCAATATTGCTTAGTGCCTTAgttgtcttttgattttcttATTGAGCAATAAGAACGCAAACCAACCTGCTAGTGAAACATGAATTCACGAGTAACTTGATATTAAAGTGATAGACCATAAAAATAGCGAGTGTAGGCAACACTAATATCATCACCCAACCACATAGCTACCATCTCAATGTTACATATTTCAGGGAGAATTTCCAAGAGCTACATGCAGGCTAAATATAACAGGCAAGACAATTTACATGAGTTCTCAACTTGATCTTGTAAACCTTGCCCTAGGACATGCTAAACTTCTCTGTGCCAGGAGAGAAACTAAGGAAAATATGGAGTGGCAAGAACAAGTATAGGAAGTTTTCTATGCACATCGATGCCACCAGCTTCAGTCATATCCATGTCCTCTGGTTTTCCTGCATCAGGTAAGGCAAAGTCAAATTTGTGCAGTAATTTTGCTGATGCAAGTTCATTGATAGCCATGGCAAAGGTCTTACCCGGGCATCCCCTTGGGCCGGCACCAAATGGGATCAACTCAAAGTCCAAACCTCAAAAATCTATACCAACATTCAGAAATCTCTCTGGCTGAAATTCCTCTGGCTTCTCCCAAAGCAAAGGGTCTCTTCCAATTGCCCATGCATTGACGATTACTCATGTTCGAATCGGTATATCATACCCCATTACTTTGACGTCTCGAGTTGATTCTCGAGGAACTAGTGATGGAACTGGGGAATGAAGCCGCAGAGTTTCCTTAATCACTAGCTTAAGATACTGCATTTTGTCAAAATCATCCTCAGTTATCTCTGATTTTCCTTGGCCTACAGCTCTGACCTCATTTTGCAATTTCTCCATGACCTTGGGGTGTCTTAGAGGCTCTACCATCACCCAATCCAAGACTGTGTGAGTGGTATCAGTTCCAGCAGCAAAAATGTCCTAATCATGCAAAGTGGAAGCCAACAGTGAGTAAGTTGGTGTAAAGTGCAGTTTTATTGATTATATGCCCTAATTAGTGTTGGAATAGTTTGTGaataaaatagaaattaaaCTTGTTAAAACAAAGAATTTGGTTAACTTAAGGGTCTGTCGGAAGTTAAAagtttctaaaatatttttggcattttccATTGAAGGGGTTTAATGGTACCTTTCAATGTCCATGAATGTCCATAAACGTGTAAAATAGTGGCTAAATACCTTATGACATTGGGATTGTgtttttactataaaaataaCAAGTCTCTAACACATAAATTAACTAGAATTTTGATcctttttttataagaaaaatctTAACATGTGCTATCAAGTTTCTCCGAAATCTTGTTGTATCCTAAAGTTAATTTGGCATAACCGTATAACAAATACTATGTATAGTAGAGGAAAATAATACCTTAAAAAATAGTGTTAAACACGCCTCATGAAAGGCTCTAATCTCTGAATTATATTCTATTTATGGATTAAGAAAATGAACTAGaagtttttattcttttttgtagATAATAGCACAAAAACAGGctctagctttttttttttttttcatgtgcTGACTTTTTTTCTTCACAACCAGTCAGAAAACGAGTAATAAAGCATTTTCATACGAGCCTCAGCCTGGCTGATGAGTGATAGATCAATCTATTCTTCCTGTTTTAGTATCTTCATATGCAATTAGAAAGTGATAGTTTTATGACAGGAATCTTTTAGAGATGTGTAATATTTGTGATTTCTATTAAGATAGCCTACGTAGAAAGGCCAATAAATAGGTTTGCACAACTGGATTTATTCTATCAATGTTTGACAAAGA
This Coffea eugenioides isolate CCC68of unplaced genomic scaffold, Ceug_1.0 ScVebR1_25;HRSCAF=112, whole genome shotgun sequence DNA region includes the following protein-coding sequences:
- the LOC113756995 gene encoding cytochrome P450 71A4-like, with protein sequence MNHFHSAALKHPKALEGASLCMWAVYKLLVCGDFKTDIFAAGTDTTHTVLDWVMVEPLRHPKVMEKLQNEVRAVGQGKSEITEDDFDKMQYLKLVIKETLRLHSPVPSLVPRESTRDVKLIPFGAGPRGCPGKTFAMAINELASAKLLHKFDFALPDAGKPEDMDMTEAGGIDVHRKLPILVLATPYFP
- the LOC113756994 gene encoding cytochrome P450 71A3-like, with amino-acid sequence MAFILDLTFSSLLPVALLLLTLFIWFYASSKPQQRLPPSPSKFPVVGNLFQLGLYPHRKLQSLSRKYGSLMLVHFGSKPVVVASSADAACEIMRTHDLVFANRPKTSMNDRLLYGSKDIAFSPYGEYWRQVRSICVLQLLSHKRVQSFRNVREEETSLMVEKIRNFSASSPPLSAINLSDLLMTLTNDVICRVALGRKYSDREDGSKSMQIMKEFIELLGTIDIGDFVPWLGWLRHLNDLDDKVDKVVKQLDEFLEGVIKEHKDMKNGKANTDDSIEGKGSDLVDILLEIQGEKSTGFILELDSLKAIILDMFAAGTDTTHTVMEWAMTELLRHPKILEKLQTEVRQVAQGKPEITEDDLDKMDYLKAVIKETLRLHTPIPLLVPRESTQHVKLMGYDIP